Genomic window (Arachis hypogaea cultivar Tifrunner chromosome 13, arahy.Tifrunner.gnm2.J5K5, whole genome shotgun sequence):
TTGCAGAACTCCGTCACTAATTGCTCCCAGGTGTTGATGCTACTGGCTTTCAACTTGCAATACCACGTGAACGCCCTTCTTGTCAGTGATTTTGAGAACTCCTTGATCTTGAGCTCTTGGTGATTCTTGAACACCCCGAGATCGTCCAAGAATGACAGGATGTGTTCTTTGGCACTTCCAGTACCATCAAATTTATGAAAGGTAGGTGGTTGGTACCCCTTAGGGTATGGTTTTGCCAAAATATCATGCCCAAATGGTGGACTTATCTCCCAAGTGGGCTCACTTGCTTCTTCTTTGCCCTTTAGAATATGTGCTAACTCCCGACGAGTGACTGGGGTGTTCTCGTCTTCCTCCATATTCTCCTGGTTCGTGAATGGAGGCGGTGAGGGGGTTCTATACCTCGTTTGATCTCTAGCCATCATTTCTGTGATCAAAGCTTGCAACTTTGTTTGGTTGTCCATCATATAGTTGTACACATGAGCAGGAATGGTTACATGAGTGTGCATGCCAGTGGTACCTCCAGCATGGGGTGTGAAGAAATTTGCATGGGCATGAGCTCCTTATCCTCCTGCACCCAGATTCTGCTgctccatgtgttcttcttcttggtTGTGCCTGTCCTCGTCTTGAGGTGATCCCAAGCTGAGGTTGAGATCCCGAGAGTTATTGAGCGTCGCTTAGGTGGTTGATTCTGCCCAGGATGAGTATTGCTGGATTTAGCCATCACGTCGAAGTGTTCCTCCCCAGTGGAGTCGCCAGATGATTCGGGttgttttgtgaaaaatagattaagtgaaaaataatagttAAGATGAGAGATTAGGGGTAAGTAAACTTGTGAGGAAGACACTTCTACTAATGGTAAATAAGCAATACAAGAACTAATAATGAGGAAGAGAGGTGGAGAACAAGTGTTGAGACCTCCACTAATGTCACAAGAGGATGAATGAGCTTTGTTTAAAGTGGACAGGAATGGTTTACAGAGAAGAGAAgctctcagaagaggatgaaggtgAAGGTGAAAAAGTGAAAgtgaaggtgaaggtgaaagTAAAGGATGAAAAGGGTTTCAAGGTCTGTGAAGAAGAAGATTATCAAAGTGAAAGTGAAAAGTGAGAGTCTGATTGAAGGTGAAGGTGAAAAGTGAAGTAAAAGATGAAGGAGGAAAAGTGAAGTAAAAGATGATTTACAGAGGTGGTTTGAGGTCCTTTTTATAGCGTAAAACCATGATGAAGAGGACACCCCTTGGCCAATGGTTTTAGTCTAACATTTGGTTTACTGCTCTTTCTAAAATATCTTTAGGTATTTGGGATCACCTCAAGTCTTGTCAACTGAAAAGGGTAGGAAGTTGATTCCCACACGTTAAACTAAAGCTCCTGACATGTGACATTAGTGAAGGGACATCTAGTTTGGTTTTCTTTCAACTAGATGACACCTTTACACTCCAAATCCAACCAATCCACTTCCACCAATATAGTTCCCACTGAAAAGAAATTCAACTCCTCAAGGTGTTATTTTGGGTTCCATCCTTTTAGCCCAATACCTTTAGGAGGAACTTAACTCTTTTTTGACCATGTTTTAGgtcattataaaaataattatgtacaaaaaaggtttatatttttagtacacaaTCATAAGCCCCCATGCAGTCTTTGAGGGTACAAAGTATTCCCTCAAGCTGCATTAAACTTTTTTGTACTCAACagaataagaataataattttttatttttttctaagaagcTAACATATCATAACTCTAAAGAATCAAATCTcccctcttttatttattttttgttataataagaTATGTATTTGTAAAtgatattcaaatataaatatgTCTATATAATTTGAATATGATTATGTgctcataaaaaaaatgaataaaagaatgTTATTgtgcaaatattttaaatattaataaaataaataaataaataaataagattagtaaatgaatatattcataatttatttgtatgtatgtacttatttttaaaagtagtgtatgtatatatacataataatattattatttatttatatatatataaactctttttttttaatgaaaaaagaggaaagatttgatttaatataataattaatgtaTAAGGAAATAGGAAGGGGAGAAACTCTTACCCTTTTAATTGGACGCGTTTTAAATTTGAATACTTGGATTTGGAGAGACACATAAGAAGGGGAGAACACCTGGGAGGATAGGGGAGAGCGTGTTTCTCATCATCTTTGTTAGGGTATTTTTTACACAGCAGCACCACCATCCAAACCCTCTGTCTTCTTCAACAATTGGGAGTTTTTCTTAGGACAAAGGACACTCCCATATTCAACATTGCTCTGTCTTCTTACTTGGTAagactctttttcttcttttcttgcttttgtcTTGGGTCTTGCTCCCTTTTTTGTCATATAATGCGTACTCCTATTTTCTTGTGTGAGATTCTGGCACTTGAATATCTACTATTGTAtatttgacattttttttttcatattgttCTGAACTTTTGTTACTCTGAACTCTTGTCTGAACTCTGATGATCATTCTGTACTCTTTGTTACTCTGAACCCTTATTATTATGTTCTCTGCCTTTATTCTCATGTAACCCCTCTTAGCCCTATATATATTGAGTTGCTAATTTTGGGATTAGCTATAGGGATTCTTTGATAAAGGTCTTTCACCTTACAACTTGGATGTTGTATCCTCATTTGTACATGTTCTCATTTGTATATGTTTTCAATGGCatcacaaaataaaagaaattgagttAAACATCATGAGCAATGTTCATCTGCAActataaaatagatatttaagaataaaaataatttaattaaaaatttatttttttttgtatagtaTAGTCATAAGTAATTTGTTTATAAACTTTTTCAATTAGAACAAATTTTTAGTGTTCCATATTTATATTCTTTCAAAGCTATAAACGTATAATGTTTTGCAATATTTTCATATATGTCACCAAATgaaatatgatattttgaggatATGAGGAGTTAGTGGCTTTATCGAataaagaatatgatgaatgATTTTCATACCTTTGCTTTTTTGTTTCATTTGAGAACTCCTTGGTTGTTTTCTTGACATGCGATGCTCTTTGGCTTTTTTAGAATTTCTTGAGTGTTCTGCAATATTCTCCTTTATATTTTGAACATTTTTGTCGTTGGTATTTGCGTGATATTGATGTTTACTCTATTTTGTTGTTGCTGTTCTCCTTCTTCCCCCCCTTTTTTAGGAATTGCTTCTTTTTTGTTGTCATGCCTCGTGTGAAACTTGCTGAGATAATGGATAGTGACCCAGAGGACTCTAATAATAGTTTAGGTACTGACTCTTCTGTGAATGATATGGACAATGTTCCTAAAGAATATGCAATGGGATTTTCTGAATCTATCCCCCAACCTTGGGTTAAACCATCAAATAAAAGGGCTACTTTTGTGGATCCTCCTCTGATGAAGAAACCTTTTTTGGACCCTCCTTCTTCTGGCTTGTTATTAGGTATGGATAAAACTATGAAACCCGCCTTTGATTCTTCAGATTGTAGAgttttgggtgaatttggcagAGGTGGTGTTCTCAGACTCATACTTTTCTGACTTCTTGGGGTGAGTTTTCACCCACTTTGGAAGATGTTGTGGTTCTTCTTCAACTGCCGGTGTTTGGTAGTGTGGATCTCACTCTTCTTCGCCCAGATTCTGATCTGCTTAAGCTTGCACGACATCTTCAAATGAGTTTAAGTGATGCTGGTCGATATGCGAAAGAGTTGTCCAAGAGTAGGCAGGCTAAGAAATCTTCCTCCAAGGATGAGCATCCGAAGACTCGTCGGTCCTCGAGAGGAAAAGAGGTGGTTAGCGACAAGCAAGAttccaagaagaagaagattactGTTAAGTATTCTTACTCTAATTGGTCTCGTTATTTCTTTGGTGATTTCCTCAATGGTGAGTTTGTCCCTGCTCCCGCTGTTTCTTCAGATCTTAGGGGAGCTGCTTTTGTTGCTTATTGGTTAAGTAAATACGTATTTTTGGGACCGGCGGATGAGTGTATGAGCCATGGGGTGTTTCTTTTAGCCTGCTTGATTGCTAGAGGAGAACGTCTACCATTGGCTCCTATGTATCTCGGCAGCTTATATACGCAGCTTGATCAATTTTCCCAGCAACTCAAGATTGCTCATGGTCGCTTTCCAGTTTTGTCTTTCATTGACGAAATGTTTCTTCAACTCTTTCTTTTTTAGCGGTTCTCTCTGTTTGCTCCCACCCGTAAGCCCCCTGCAATTCTTCCAGATAAGAAGGCAAGTCCTCGTGCTTGGATTTGGGGTTCAGCTCATCCTTCAAAATCTTTGGAGGATGTTATTGACTTGGAGGAAAATTTTTGTTTTCGCCCGTACGTAACCTCTTACCAGCCCGATGCATTGGCTATTTATTGTATATATTCTGCTTGTCTTGAGCATGACCGCAATAATATTTCCACCGGCCAGGATGGGGTTTATGACTTTTGGCTTTTGTGTACTTCTCCTACCCCTCTTCCTGGTTTGATTGTTATGGATAGGGATTTTCACTGTGGAGCTTTGATCTGTCCAGTGATCTACCGTCCTGATAGGGTAAGTCGCCAACTAGGGTGGGACCAGGATCCAAAAAACGTGGAGCATATTTTTTTCCATCGGAAAATTTAATGAAAAAGGTTCTGTTTCAAGAAGAACTCCCGAAGTACAATCCTTTCTTGGTTGTTCCTCTCGACAGGGATGGGGGAGTTACAAAGGAGTATGTGGATTACCTTATGCGTATGAAGGAGCATATTAGGCAATATGAGGGTACCTCCGTCCCTGATGTCAGATCATTTGTCCCAGTTTTGATCAAGGATCCATATTTCATGACTGGCAACCTTTTTCCTTCGACCATTACAAGTAATATTTGCTCTTTGCtgattcttgtttttttttcatttctttttcatctctctctcctctttgtgTATTTGACTGCTGTATCTTTTGTGCTGGTGTTTTGTAGACTTGAACGCCAGGTGTTATAGATATCCACCTTCTTCAAAAAGAAAACCTGATGATTCAGTTGTTACTGCTGAAGTGGTCAAGCGCAGTAAAGTTGAGAGCTCAAATGTTAAGGTTGCAAAGAAGTCTCTTGAAAGACCACCTAGGCCTTCTGTTGATGCTACGCCTTCACCAATTTCCACTGGCTCAGGGATTTCTCCTTCTTCGACGGCAAAAGCTAAAAGTTCTTCTGCTACTGCTTGCTTTGTTGAGTCATCACAGTCTCCTGGTAAAGTTGTGGTTAGCTTATCTAGAAGTGTTGTGAAGCGTAGGTCCCATCGTCTTTTGGGTAAAATGAAAACAATTCTAAATGCACCCTCTGATCCGGTAAATGTAGGCGATGAGAGCTCTCAAGAAAGGGTCAGTGGGGACTCTCCTAATTCATTTGTTGTTGGCGACATCCCTGACAAGGGTACTACCCAAGAAGTTGTGCGAGATGACCCACGAGCAATAGCAAGTTCTAAGAGCAATGTTGACATTGAGCCGGGTGTTACCTGCCAAGGGGACCCTACTAGACGTGTTGTTACTCCCATCCGAACGGTATTTCCTGGTGCAGGTACAACTGTTTTTTTTTTGCCTCTCTTTTTTTTAGAGGGGGTACATGATTTTGTTCATGCTGTTTGTGTGTATGTTTGTATCTTCAGCTTCTCATGCTGTTTCTGAGACCACTTTCAAGCTTCGAGCATTTCTGATATCACAAAGGAACCTTTAGCTAGTGCTTCTTCTGGTGTGTTCCATTGTATTTCTTTTCATTTGTCAGGCGTGCCAGCACTTTATAAGTTCTTGATGAAAAAAGGTTGTTTTGCTTTTCAGTTTCTGTCCGCGATGAGTTTGAGCATTTCAATGGCGATGCGAAGAACTTGTTATCGGAGATTGCATCCCGGGCTCCTTCCTTCTTGCTTCCAAATGACCTGAACTGCCTTTTCAAGAAGCTTGGGTACCAAGCTTTTCTGGATGCATGGGATTTCTTTACTTCACACTCCCTTGCGGACTTGTGGGGTGCTCATCGGGATATGGTAGCAAATCATCTAAATAACCTTAAGTTATTTAAATTTAGTGGTCATTGGCTTGAAAATCTTTCTGCAAAATTGTAGCCTCCACCTGGGATCTCTGATCTTGCTAGAGAAGAATTGTTGTCTAAAGAGCATCACGTTCTCTCTTCTGATGTTTCTGCTCTTCAAGAAAAGGTTAACAAGCTTACATCTGAATTGAACACCATGAAGGCTAGGTTAGCCAGCGTCAGCATGGAGCGAGAGCAATTGGCCAAGCATAAGGAGGCTGCTTCTTCTGCGATTTCTTACAGTGATATTTTGTGGCTGTGATAgtttccagcactttattttgtaaaatatgtAATACTTTGACAAAGTATATTTTTGTCCTACTGCTTCTATGACTTTCATTGTACACCTCTTTTTGGGTGTTCTGTTTtccctcatttttttttataatatgcaTACTCCTCCAGGGGCTTTACCTGCTTATGTGATCATTTTATTTTGGATACACACATTTTTTTTGCAGGGGGAGGGTATGATTTTAAGATGAGCAGGATTATTTACTGCTATTTTTTtctgcctcttttttttttaggcAAAGAAAAGGAAGGTACCCATAACTTTCTTGCCCTATTTATGCTCGACTCTTTTTAGGAGCTTGGAGGGTGGGACACTTCACTTTTTTGGAACTATTTTGTACTGTAAATTTCTTAAGATGCATCACTCGCATTTTTTGAGTGTATGATTGCTAAAGCAGTTTTCTCATGTATTGAAGGATGCTTGTAgaataatataacataaacatTGGCTCTTGATAAAGAAGCCTTTtagaattgaaatttgaattactAAAGCTGAAATTAGGCATAGTATTTCTTGACATACTTGAAATTGATGGGGCCAGTGGTTGTTCCATGATCTGGGTCCAGTAGGATACAGTGTCCGTTGGGGTGTACTTCAGAAACAATGTAAGGACCCTCCCATTTGGGAGCCCATTTTGGCAAAGACATCTTTCTCATTACTGCGTCTACTGATTTTAGCACCAGATCACCCTCTAGGAACACCCTGGGCTGAACATGCTTGTCGTAAGCTAACGCTAGTCTCCGGTGGTATTCCTCCATCTTGCTTCCCAcaacttctcttttttcttccaattcttgcaACTCAGCTTCACGATCCCTTGCCTCGTCTAACAACATCCTGGCGGTGGGCACTTCAATCTCTGTTGGCAGTACAGCTTCAACCCCATAAACCAACGAGAAGGGAGTTACTCCGGTTGTTCCATGTCtggttgttctgtaagcccaaaGAGCAAGTGGTAGGTATTCACTCCAATCTTTATGAGCATCGGTCACCATCTTTGTGAGTATTTTCAAAAGGCTCTTGTTAGTAGCCTCTGCCTGGCCATTGCCTTGCGGGTAGTAAGGGGAAGACTTGTGATGTTTGATTTGGTATTGTTCAAGAACACCCCCACACTCTTTGGTTAACAAAGTGGGTTCCATTATCGAACACTAGAACACTTGGTAGCCCGAACCTGCATATTATATTTTCTTTGataaatctcactactgctttAGCATTTGCTTCCCTGACAGCGACAGCCTCCACCCACTTGGTGAAGCTTTCTGTTGCAACTAGAATCCATTTCTTCCCCATTGATGGGGGGTTGATTGGTCCCACAAAATCTACCGCCCATGTATGGAATGGGTATGGTGTTTTGAGGCTGTTCTTCTGCACGCTTGGCGCATGTATCAAGTTTGCATGCTTTTGGCATTGTACACACCTTTTGGCCCAGTTGATTGCATCTTCCTTCATTTTTAGCCAGTAATAGCCAATCCTGATTAGTTCATACCATAAGGCCCTTCCTCCTTGGTGTCTCCCACATACTCCTTGATGGACTTCTTCCAAGACTTTATCTTTTTCTTCATCTCGAACGCATTTTAGCATCTCTTCGGTAAAACTCTTTTTGAACAACTCACCTTTTTGCAAGAAGTAGCGTTCTGATCTCTTCTTCAATCTCTCAGCTTCTATTTTCTCTGAAGGCAAAACTCCAGCATCGAGGTACTCTACGATGGGTTGTTGCCAATTGTGAACATTACATATCTGCatgctttcttttgtttcttgacAAGCCTTGCAGGAAGCCTGTAATTCATCACAATGAAACTTCATTTTCGGCCAATAAATACCCCACCTCTGGAGCCTTCGGTACAAACCGGGGCCTTCTTCTCTGCAAGTAGCTCCATGCAGTTGTtctgctttttctttcccttcttcttctcctacacATTTCATGAGGAGTCCATCATTACTTTTTCTGAACATTTGCCCATTGAGGAGGCAAAATCCTCTTGTTTCTTTGGTGATGTTGAGCGTTCTGAGCTGTTCATGTATAGGCGTTCGCCAATCATTTGTTTTTCCTTCCACAGACTTCCCTTCTTCTCTGGCAGGACTTTCAGCTACCCGGTGTTCCAAAGCATGTTGTCCATTTTGAATAGTGACTCTACTCCCCAATGTTGCTAAAGCATCCGCATGCTTGTTTTCTGTTCGGGGTACATGCTCAAATGAGATCTTATCAAATACCTTCATCATGCGCCACACTTGCTCTCTGCATAAGGCCAAACTTCTTTCTTTCGTGCCATACCCTCCTAAGATTTGTTGTATTATTAGGTTGGAGTCTCCTTTGACATGAAGTTTCTTGATACCAACTTCTTAAGCCATCTTTAGACCGAGCATTAGTACTTCATACTCTGCCTCATTGTTGGTGCAAGAGAAATCCAATCGAAACATGAAGGACAGATTTCTTCCATGGGAGTCTGTAAGGATGACTCATGCCCCTCCTTGAGGATTCGAGGGTGTTCCATCAAACATGAAGGTCCATGTTTCCCCTTCATTGCAAGCATAAACAGTCTTTATTGTTCCTGGAATCTGATCTGGCAACTCTTCAATCGTTGCTTTTTCAGGACAGATCGACAAGAGGTCAGCCAAAGCTTGGCTCTTAATGGTGGTAGGTGTCACTAATTTCACATCATATTCACTTATTAGGAGTGCCCAACGACTCATTCTTCCAGTCAACATTGGCTTTTCAATTAAAAACCTGAGACCTTCATTTTTCGATACGACTTCTACTTGGTGTGCTTGAAAATAGTGTCAGTATCTTTGTGAGATATACACCAGAGCGAGACAATGTTTCTCTGGTGAAGAGTATCTTTGTTTTGGCCCTTTCATGGCTCTGCTAACATAAGCAATGGATTTCTCTTTGTCTTCACCTTCTTGtgcaattaacccactaactgctTCTTCTCCTACCGCTAAGTATACCTTCAATGGTGCACCAGGTTGAGGGGAAGTCATGGTGTGAGTGGACGTGAGAACGTTCTTGATCTTGTCCATCACAGCTTAGTGGTGTTGTCCCCACATAAAGGTGTTCTTCTCTTTCAACAAAGGTCTTAGGGGTCCTAAAAGCTCCCCTAATGCTGGTATGAACCTTCGAATGTACCCCAGCTTGCCTATGAACTTCTGAAGTCCCTTGATGTCTTTCGGAGGTTCCATGTCTTGGATAGCTTTAATCTTATCCTCGTCAGGTGAAATGCCTCCTTTGTGGACTCTGAATCCTAAGAACTTTCCAGATGACACCCCGAAGGCACATTTCATAGGGTTCATCTTGAGCCTATACTTTCTGCATCTAGTGAACACAGCTCTGAGGTGTTCTGTGTGTTGTTTTCCGGATGTTGACTTGACAACCAAATCGTCTGCATAGTCTTCTACAAAGTCATGCATTATGTCATGGAATATAGCGGTCATGGCTCTTTGGTAGGTTTCTCCAGCATTCTTTAGGCCAAAAGGCATGACAGTATAGTAAAAATTACCTACGGGTGTTCGAAATGCTGTTTTTTCTTCATCTCCCGGAGCCATTCTAATTTGGTTGTACCCGctaaatccatccatgaaggagaaCCTCTCAAATCCGGCTGTAGCATCTACCATTCTATCGACATCTGGCAGAGGAAAATCATCCTTAGGGAAAGCTTTGTTTAGATCTCTAAAATCCATGCAACACCGGATCTGCccattcttctttttcactgGCACTATGTTGGCTAACCAAGAGGGGTGTTGTATTGGTTTGACAAACTTGGCTGCAAGTAACTTTTTGATTTCTTTCTTTACTTGAGCTTCTATTTCATTGGAGAATTTTCTAGGAGCTTGCTTGAGAGGAGTTGCTCCTTTCCTCACGGCTAAATTGTGGGTTACCAGGTTTGGATCTAACCCTGGCATTTCATCATAGTTCCAAGCGAACACATCTCTGAACTCTGTTAATAATGCTATCAAATCCCTTTTCTCCTTTTCCCCTAGAGTTTTGCACACGAACAAAGGCCTCGGGTGTTCTTCAGTCCCTAAATTAATCTCTTCCAACTCTTTCTCCTTCTGCTTTGCTTCATCTTGGAGTTGGAAAGGGGCATTTTCTATGCTGCTTTGCAGATGTTCTTTTTCTTGTATACTTAGGATGTCGGGGCCAGGGGAGTTTTAGTAATTTTCCTCCGCTGGACCCCCGAGTTCCTATAGGATACACCACCGATATCCTCCACCTGGGAGAATTTCCTTACGAAGTCCTAGGTCCTCGATTGATGTTGCTCGTTTTTTGGTGttttcttttggtgcttcctccatcAGGGTGTCCTTCCGTATTGCTTTTTGTCTGGGTGTTCCGATGGTGCATTCCTGCACAGGCCTTATTTTGTTGACCCCTGGTAACGCAAGCTCTTCATAGAAACTCGCATCCACTAAATGTGCTTC
Coding sequences:
- the LOC140177740 gene encoding uncharacterized protein, whose translation is MVTDAHKDWSEYLPLALWAYRTTRHGTTGVTPFSLVYGVEAVLPTEIEVPTARMLLDEARDREAELQELEEKREVVGSKMEEYHRRLALAYDKHVQPRVFLEGDLVLKSVDAVMRKMSLPKWAPKWEGPYIVSEVHPNGHCILLDPDHGTTTGPINFKYVKKYYA